In the Gammaproteobacteria bacterium genome, TCGTGATGATTTCGAACCGGTAAACCTGATTGTTTCATTTATTTCAGCGATAAATTCATACCTCAATGCTCAATCTCATTTTTGCCAATGGCATGACGAGCTCTATAAAAACGAAAAGTTTGTCGATGATTTTGTCAGTTTCATTATTAACGGAGTCAAAGCATGAACATCACAAAAAGCATTTTGATTTTTACTTCGGTATTTCTACTTAATAGTTGCACAAACAATCCATCGGAAGAGCAGAAAAATATAGCTACAAAAGTGACAACAACCATTGCCACTTCCCACGAAATCACACGTTTTCATAACGTTCCGGCAGTTTTAAAAGCTCAGAATCGTGCCGATTTATCTTTTCAGTTATCCGGGACCATTAAAAGCATCAATGTGAAAATTGGTGATTCTGTTGAAAAAGATGACGAATTAATTCATTTGTACAACCCAAATATCGACCCTGCTCTGGCAGCCAACGAAGCCAAACTCGAATCCATTCTCACTCAAATCAGACAGGTTGAAAAGGATTTGGAGAATTTAAAAACTCTGAGAAAGAACAACTCCGTCAGCAAAACAACTTATGAACATAAAGAAACGGAATTGAAAAATCTTTTGGCACAACAGAAATCTGTTGAGTCTGAAATGACTCTCTCACAAGCCAACCAACAAGAAACGATTATCAAGGCACCTTTCACCGGAATAATTTCACAATTCAGCAAGCAACCCGGAGAATTTGTCTCGGCCGGTCAGCCGGTGATTTCTATCTATCAAAACAAAATATTGGAAGTTGAAACAGAAATCACCAAAGAACTTTGGTCAAATCTCAAGTTGGGCGATGTTATAGAGGGGTATCTTGGAGATGAAAAACTTGAGTTTGAGTTGGTTGAATTAGCACAAAGTGCAAATCCTCTGACACATTTGTTACCTGTAGTTTTACAGCTGAAGAATAGTCTACCGGAAGCCATTGGACAAAACGTAAACCTCTCTTTTCCACAGAAATATCAAAACGTCTATCAATTACCTCTGCAAACTGTTATTGACGATGGAATCAACCAGCCTTATGTGTTTGTAACTGAGAGAAAAAAGGCTCAAAAACACATCATTAAACCATTATTTATCAATGGAAATGACATTATCTTTGAAGTTGATAATGTCATTGATAATCCCGTGATTATTGAGGGGCAAAGTAAAGTCGCATCAGGAACTCCGATTGAGGAATAGTCATGAATTTAGTCAATTTGCTGGTCCATCAAAAAAGATTAATTCTCACAACTGCGATTTTATTTGCAATTGCAGGCGTTTATTCATGGCTCAACATGAATCGCCAGGAAGATCCTTTTTTTCCCTATCGTAATGGTTTTATTCTGACCCAATATCCGGGAGCCAGTGTCGAAAACATCGAGAATCTGGTTCTTGAACCATTGGAAAAAGAAATCTCCCAAGTTGAAGTAGTTGATGAAATCAGGGGAATAGCCAGAGCCGGCTTTTGTCAGATTACAGTCAGAATGAAAGAATATGTTTATGATACCGATTCAGCGTGGAACCGTATCCGAGATGCTGTTGAACGAGCAAAAACTCAGTTTCCTGAAGGTGTAATGACTCCTCTGGTCGAAGACAGAGTGATTGATACACCGCTGGTTGTTTATTCTTTATCCGGTCATAATGATGTGATGTATATGCGAAAAGTCGCTGAGGAAGTCAAATTAAAACTTCTTTCAGTTCCCGAGCTTTCTAAAATCAAACTTTACGCCCAAGCCGAAGAGGAAATCTCCATTGAACCGGATTCAGATAAGTTAAAACAATTGGAAATCAATTCCGATTATTTGGTTAAACAAATCACTTCGAAAACTAAAGTCGTTCCATTACAAACCTTACAAGCAGACAGCAGACAAATCATCCTGAATGCAAAAACCGAATATCAATCCATTGATGAAATCAAATCGACACTGATTATGCTTCCTGACGGCACAAATATGCCTTTGGAACTATTGGCAAAAGTCAAATACGGAGCCAAACAAGATGCCGGTTCAGTATTTTGGAAAGATGGAAAAAGAGCCATAGGCATTGGAATGTTTATTCCCGAAAATCAGCTTAATGTGGTTACCTTTGGTGAAAAAATCAAATCCATCATGAATGAAATTGACAAGCAATATCCTGACATTGAATTTGAACCGATATTTTTTCAACCGAATCGAGTTTCTGCCAGAATATCAGAACTCGGCAACTCTTTGCTGATGGGAATGATATTGGTTAGTATCGTTCTGACGGTTTTTCTGGGAATGCGTCCCGGGTTGGTTGTTGCCAGTATTATTCCTCTAGTGACATTCACATCACTGGCAATTTATAACTTTTCCGGGAATGTGCTGCACCAAATGGCGATTTCAGGTATGGTGATTGCCTTAGGAATGCTAGTGGATAACGCCATCGTCATGGTTGAAAACATCCAATATCATATCGACAAAGGCATGCGTAAATCTGAGGCATCAATCACCGCTGTCAAACAATTATCATTTTCATTGTTTTCTGCTACCGGTACGACTTTAGCGGCTTTTATTCCAATGCTGATGTCGAAAGGCAATACGGGCGATTTTACTCACGCAATTCCGGTAGTCATTATGCTATCTATTGCTATCAGCTATG is a window encoding:
- a CDS encoding efflux RND transporter periplasmic adaptor subunit, with the protein product MNITKSILIFTSVFLLNSCTNNPSEEQKNIATKVTTTIATSHEITRFHNVPAVLKAQNRADLSFQLSGTIKSINVKIGDSVEKDDELIHLYNPNIDPALAANEAKLESILTQIRQVEKDLENLKTLRKNNSVSKTTYEHKETELKNLLAQQKSVESEMTLSQANQQETIIKAPFTGIISQFSKQPGEFVSAGQPVISIYQNKILEVETEITKELWSNLKLGDVIEGYLGDEKLEFELVELAQSANPLTHLLPVVLQLKNSLPEAIGQNVNLSFPQKYQNVYQLPLQTVIDDGINQPYVFVTERKKAQKHIIKPLFINGNDIIFEVDNVIDNPVIIEGQSKVASGTPIEE